A genomic stretch from Streptomyces venezuelae ATCC 10712 includes:
- a CDS encoding ATP-dependent DNA helicase — protein MTKPSLPDLLHAAVTAVGGTERPGQVTMAAAVAEAIDDNSHLLVQAGTGTGKSLGYLVPALAQGERVVVATATLALQRQLVERDLPRTVDALHPQLRRRPQFAMLKGRSNYLCLHRLHEGVPQDEEDGLFDPFEAAAPTSKLGQDLIRLRDWSDETETGDRDDLTPGVSDKAWAQVSVSSRECLGASKCAYGAECFAEAARERAKLADVVVTNHALLAIDAIEGAPVLPQHEVLIVDEAHELVSRVTGVATGELTPGQVNRAVRRSAKLVDEKVADQLQTAAEGFERVMELAPPGRLEEIPEDLAYALMALRDAARAVITALGSTRDRSVQDEDAVRKQAMASVETVHGVAERITQGSEYDVVWYERHDRFGASVRVAPLSVSGLLREKLFTERSVVLASATLKLGGDFNGVGASLGLAPEGTKGDDLPVWKGIDVGSPFDYPKQGILYVAKHLSRPARDGDRADMLDELTELMQSAGGRTLGLFSSMRAAQQAAEELRVRVPELPILLQGEDTLGELIKNFAADPKTCLFGTLSLWQGVDVPGASCQLVVMDKIPFPRPDDPLMSARQKAVEEAGGNGFMAVAATHAALLMAQGAGRLVRATGDRGVVAVLDPRLATARYGSYLKASLPDFWYTTDRNQVRKSLAAIDAASKAAGT, from the coding sequence ATGACGAAGCCATCCCTCCCCGACCTCCTCCACGCCGCCGTCACCGCCGTCGGCGGCACGGAGCGGCCCGGCCAGGTCACCATGGCCGCGGCCGTGGCCGAGGCCATCGACGACAACTCCCACCTCCTCGTCCAGGCCGGCACCGGCACCGGTAAGTCGCTCGGCTACCTCGTGCCGGCGCTTGCCCAGGGCGAGCGGGTGGTGGTGGCCACGGCCACCCTGGCGCTGCAGCGCCAGCTCGTCGAGCGCGACCTTCCGCGGACGGTCGACGCCCTGCATCCGCAGCTGCGTCGCCGCCCGCAGTTCGCCATGCTCAAGGGCCGGTCGAACTATCTGTGTCTGCACCGGCTCCACGAAGGGGTCCCGCAGGACGAGGAGGACGGCTTGTTCGATCCCTTCGAGGCGGCCGCGCCCACCAGCAAGCTGGGGCAGGACCTCATCAGGCTCCGGGACTGGTCGGACGAGACGGAGACCGGCGACCGGGACGACCTGACGCCGGGCGTCTCCGACAAGGCCTGGGCGCAGGTCTCGGTCTCCTCGCGGGAGTGCCTGGGCGCGAGCAAGTGCGCGTACGGGGCGGAGTGCTTCGCGGAAGCGGCGCGCGAGCGCGCCAAGCTCGCCGACGTCGTCGTCACCAACCACGCGCTGCTGGCGATCGATGCCATCGAGGGCGCCCCCGTGCTCCCGCAGCACGAGGTCCTGATCGTCGACGAGGCGCACGAGCTGGTCTCCCGGGTGACCGGGGTCGCCACCGGCGAGCTCACCCCGGGGCAGGTCAACCGTGCCGTCCGCCGGTCCGCGAAACTGGTCGACGAGAAGGTGGCCGACCAGCTGCAGACCGCTGCCGAGGGCTTCGAGCGGGTCATGGAGCTGGCCCCGCCGGGGCGCCTGGAGGAGATCCCGGAGGATCTCGCGTACGCGTTGATGGCGCTGCGGGACGCGGCCCGCGCGGTGATCACGGCCCTGGGTTCCACCCGGGACAGGTCCGTGCAGGACGAGGACGCGGTGCGCAAGCAGGCCATGGCCTCCGTGGAGACCGTCCACGGGGTGGCGGAGCGGATCACCCAGGGGTCGGAGTACGACGTCGTCTGGTACGAGCGGCACGACCGTTTCGGAGCCTCGGTGCGGGTCGCGCCGCTGTCCGTCTCGGGGCTGCTGCGGGAGAAGCTGTTCACGGAGCGGTCCGTGGTCCTCGCCTCGGCCACGCTCAAGCTGGGCGGCGACTTCAACGGGGTGGGGGCCTCGCTCGGCCTCGCTCCGGAGGGCACCAAGGGTGACGATCTGCCCGTCTGGAAGGGCATCGACGTCGGCTCCCCGTTCGACTATCCCAAGCAGGGCATCCTCTACGTCGCCAAGCACCTCTCCCGTCCGGCGCGTGACGGGGACCGGGCCGACATGCTCGACGAGCTGACCGAGCTGATGCAGTCGGCAGGCGGGCGGACCCTGGGCCTGTTCTCGTCGATGCGCGCCGCGCAGCAGGCGGCGGAGGAGCTGCGGGTCCGGGTTCCCGAGCTGCCGATCCTGCTCCAGGGCGAGGACACCCTGGGCGAGTTGATCAAGAACTTCGCGGCCGATCCGAAGACCTGTCTCTTCGGCACGTTGTCGCTGTGGCAGGGCGTGGACGTCCCGGGGGCGAGCTGTCAGCTGGTCGTCATGGACAAGATTCCGTTCCCGCGGCCGGACGACCCGCTGATGAGCGCCCGGCAGAAGGCGGTCGAGGAGGCCGGGGGCAACGGCTTCATGGCGGTCGCGGCGACCCACGCGGCCCTGCTGATGGCCCAGGGCGCCGGTCGTCTGGTGCGGGC
- a CDS encoding IucA/IucC family protein, whose translation MSPAPHDSAQPTAPTTPTTKDQTATPELLAPPELNPAAWTLASSRLLAKALAEFAYEEILEPVPAGDRPGLHTLRLDDGTTLTFRARRGAYDSWHVAADSITLDGRPMTDPLDFLVRARRLLQLDGATLGHLIRELSATLAAEARLDHTALPAARLADLSYAELEGHQTGHPWLVLNKGRIGFSATDVSRWAPEARRATRLPWIAVSNRLAAYRGVGGLDTPDRLYAQELDPEVHAAFRAELAARGHEPDGYLLLPVHPWQWDEILLPLYAPAIAAGTVVPLCADGDLRLPQQSVRTFLNTSRPDRHTVKLPLSVLNTLVWRGLPTERTLAAPAVTAWVHGLRDADPFLRDECGTVLLGEVASVTVEHPLYDRLPEVPYQYKELLGAIWREPLRLPPGERARTLASLLHKDPDGRAFVAELVERSGLAPDVWLRRLFAALLPPLLHFLYRYGTVFSPHGENAIVVFDGDDVPVRLAIKDFVDDVNISAHPLPEHDSLPDDVRAVLLTEEPDFLVQFIHSGLFVGVFRYLAPLCEEQLDVPEEDFWSFLRAEILRHQARFPELKERFELFDLLTPRIERLCLNRNRLHLDGYRDRPERPHAAVHGTVPNPLA comes from the coding sequence ATGTCCCCTGCACCCCACGACTCCGCACAACCCACAGCTCCCACCACGCCCACCACGAAAGACCAGACAGCCACCCCCGAACTCCTCGCCCCGCCCGAGCTGAACCCCGCCGCCTGGACCCTTGCCTCCTCCCGGCTCCTCGCCAAGGCCCTCGCCGAGTTCGCCTACGAGGAGATCCTCGAACCGGTCCCGGCGGGCGACCGCCCCGGCCTCCACACCCTGCGGCTCGACGACGGCACCACCCTGACGTTCCGCGCCCGCAGGGGGGCCTACGACAGCTGGCACGTCGCCGCCGACTCGATCACCCTCGACGGCCGGCCGATGACCGACCCGCTGGACTTCCTCGTCCGCGCCCGCCGCCTGCTCCAGCTCGACGGCGCCACCCTCGGCCACCTCATCCGCGAGCTCTCCGCGACCCTCGCCGCCGAGGCCCGCCTCGACCACACGGCGCTCCCCGCGGCCCGCCTCGCCGACCTCTCGTACGCGGAGCTCGAAGGCCACCAGACGGGTCACCCCTGGCTCGTCCTCAACAAGGGACGCATCGGCTTCTCCGCCACCGACGTCTCCCGCTGGGCCCCCGAGGCCCGCCGCGCCACCCGACTTCCGTGGATCGCCGTCAGCAACCGCCTCGCCGCCTACCGCGGCGTCGGCGGCCTCGACACGCCCGACCGCCTCTACGCCCAGGAGCTCGACCCCGAGGTCCACGCCGCCTTCCGCGCCGAACTCGCCGCACGCGGCCACGAACCCGACGGGTATCTCCTGCTCCCGGTCCACCCCTGGCAGTGGGACGAGATCCTGCTCCCGCTCTACGCCCCGGCGATCGCCGCCGGAACGGTCGTCCCGCTGTGCGCGGACGGCGACCTGCGGCTGCCGCAGCAGTCCGTGCGCACCTTCCTCAACACGAGCCGACCCGACCGGCACACCGTCAAACTGCCGCTGTCGGTGCTCAACACCCTGGTCTGGCGCGGCCTGCCCACCGAGCGCACCCTCGCCGCCCCCGCCGTCACGGCCTGGGTGCACGGCCTGCGTGACGCCGATCCGTTCCTGCGCGACGAGTGCGGGACGGTCCTCCTCGGTGAGGTCGCCTCCGTCACGGTCGAGCACCCCCTGTACGACCGGCTGCCCGAAGTCCCGTACCAGTACAAGGAACTCCTCGGCGCGATCTGGCGCGAGCCGCTGCGGCTGCCCCCGGGCGAGCGGGCCCGTACCCTGGCCTCCCTGCTCCACAAGGACCCCGACGGGCGGGCGTTCGTCGCCGAGCTCGTCGAGCGCTCCGGGCTCGCCCCCGACGTCTGGCTCCGGCGCCTCTTCGCCGCCCTGCTGCCCCCGCTGCTGCACTTCCTCTACCGGTACGGCACGGTCTTCTCCCCGCACGGCGAGAACGCCATCGTCGTCTTCGACGGCGACGACGTGCCCGTACGTCTGGCGATCAAGGACTTCGTCGACGACGTGAACATCAGCGCCCACCCGCTTCCGGAGCACGACTCGCTGCCGGACGACGTCCGTGCCGTCCTGCTGACCGAGGAGCCCGACTTCCTCGTCCAGTTCATCCATTCGGGGCTCTTCGTCGGCGTCTTCCGCTATCTCGCCCCGCTCTGCGAGGAGCAACTCGACGTCCCCGAAGAGGATTTCTGGTCCTTCCTGCGGGCGGAGATCCTCCGCCACCAGGCCCGCTTCCCCGAGCTGAAGGAACGGTTCGAGCTCTTCGACCTCCTCACGCCCCGGATCGAACGGCTCTGCCTCAACCGCAACCGTCTGCACCTGGACGGCTACCGGGACCGCCCCGAGCGCCCCCACGCCGCCGTCCACGGGACCGTTCCCAACCCGCTCGCGTGA